GGCCCCTCCGCAGCACGTTTGTGAAGGTGAAGACTACCGTCCGTCTGTTCAACGCTGGATTGGACATCGTAGATGACCACAACGCGGCGAAGCCGTATCTCGCCGATGCATTGCCCCAGCTCGACACGGATAGCTGGCGCGTCCTGCCAGAAGGCCAGATGGAGACGTCCTACCACCTGAAGCCGAACCTCACCTGGCACGACGGATCACCGCTTACCGCCGGGGATTTCGTCTTTGCGTGGCAGGTCTATTCGACGCCGGACCTGGCCACGTCGGGCTCGCTGCCGTTCAGCGCCATCGATTCGGTCACGGCGCCCGACGAAGCGACGCTGCGCATCCACTGGCGGCGGCTCTATCCCTACGCGGGCGTGCTCCAGACGACCGGTGACACTTCCGAGTTCCCGGCGCTTCCCCGCCACATTCTGGAGCCGGCGTATCAGGCAGCGGACTGGGACAGCTTCGGGAACCTGCCGTACTGGACGAGCGAGTTCGTGGGCGCCGGCCCGTATCGGCTCGATCGA
The genomic region above belongs to Chloroflexota bacterium and contains:
- a CDS encoding ABC transporter substrate-binding protein — encoded protein: MLTDRVRVVASAVVLTAALLACAGPSRPASTGQNAPVPQQGRSLAISVRVEPASIAARPLRSTFVKVKTTVRLFNAGLDIVDDHNAAKPYLADALPQLDTDSWRVLPEGQMETSYHLKPNLTWHDGSPLTAGDFVFAWQVYSTPDLATSGSLPFSAIDSVTAPDEATLRIHWRRLYPYAGVLQTTGDTSEFPALPRHILEPAYQAADWDSFGNLPYWTSEFVGAGPYRLDRWEPGVLIDGSAFEGHVLGRPKIDRVHITFVSDANATLANLLSGSIQLAAD